CCTGCTCCTAGGACCCATCCTGGGAGCTTTGAGCGTGAGGCTCATAGTCCTCGTGGGGTTGACGGAGCTGGTGAGGGTCTTCACCCCTAGCCGCGATGAGGTCCTCCTGGAGGATGCCCCCGCCAAGATCGGATGGCGCGTCGCCGTCGTGGAGGCTTTGATCGGCCTAGCCCTCCTATGGACCGCCTTCACCCGCTTCACCCCCTCATATATAGATTATAACACGAGGTATATCATCGGGGGAGCCATCGGGGGAGGCGTCCTATACCTGATCCTAGCCCTCAACGACCGGGTTAAGAACGTGGGTAGACCCATAGGCTTCTTCAAAGCCAGGAGGGTGGCCGCCCGGATACTCCCCCTATTACTGATAGGGCTCATCCTAGGCTCCATAATCCTCGTTAACAACAGCATAGCCGACGCCCGTAAGGTCGAGTGGCTTGGACCCTACACGGCCCAGGAGATCGCCGTGAACCGTTACCTCGCCAACCTGGACAGCGTATACGAGGCCCCGTACAACTTCAGCCTCAGGAAGCCATCCCAGGAGGCCGTAGCCTCCATAATCAGCTCCAACAGGGAGCTCATGAGGACCGTGAGGCTCTGGGACTGGGAAGCCGCCTACACGAAGCTCAAGCCCGAGATAGGATTGATCCCCTACATAGACTTCCAAGACTCCGACATAATAAGGTTCAACAACACGCTCTACTGGAGTGCCTCCATGAAGCCCATCCTCCCCGAGGCGGTCCGCCCCGAAGATAGATGGTACGCCATGCACTTCTATTATACGCATGTGCCCAACGGCTTCTTCCTCCTAAACGCCCATGAAGGCGTGGTCGTGAACTCCACCAGCTTCTTCAAGCAGAGGCGGATATACTACGGGGAGGGAGGCCTATTCGAGGAGACCTGGGCCGCGTACCCGTTGAACCGTGTGAGGAGCGACGAGCTCGGGGGATTCCTCTACGACGGCAAGGGAGGGATAGACGTATACCCGCCGGTGAGCTGGCTCTTCGAGTTCAACTTCCTATTAGCCTATAGGGACCAGCCCATCCACATAATAAGATACAGGGACATATACACGAGGATGAGGATGCTCTTCCCCTACTTCGTCTACGACTTCAACGGGGGGAGGCTCGACATATACCCGGTGACGGATGGAGAGAACACCTTCTTCGCCGTCCCCCTCATCGTGAGGCTCGACACGACGAACGTCCCATGGAGCCGGGGAAACCCATATATGCGCCTGGCAGGCTACGCCCTCATAGACATATACAATGGGGACACCAAACTCTACATTATAGGCGACGACTTCTACAGCCAACTGATCAAGAGGGAATACGCCGGATACGTGGAGGATAAGCTGCCGGAATGGTTCTGGGAGCAGGCGAGATACCCCGAGGAGCTCCTCGAATGGCAGGTAGACATGTATAATTATTATCATGTGAAGGACCCCGCAACCTTCATAGTGGGCAAGGAGTTCTTCGAGGTGCCCGAGGGCGTCGACACCTATTATATAATAGCGCAGCCCCCAGGGCTCGGGGAACCCGAGTTCCTAGGCGTACTCCCCCTGGAGCTCAGGGGCGCGAAGGGGAGGAACCTCGCAGGCTACATGATAGCCAGGAACAGGGGGCCGCACCTGGGGGAACTCGTCTTCTACCGGGTCCCATTGGAGTCCGAGACCAAGCTCCTAGGCCCCACGGGGGCCTTGGAGGCCCTGGAGAAGAACCCATCCTTCGCCCAGTTGAAGACGCTCCTACGCACACCCAGGATAGGCAACATAATCCTCTACAGGGTGGGGGAATACGACGTCTACTTCATCCCGGTATACACGTCGACGGCCGGCGGCGTGGTCACGGAGATAGGGGTGATAGCCTGCGTGGGAGCAGCCTTCACAGGAGAATACTACGTGGGCCTAGGCTCCACCCCGGAGGAGGCCTTCGCATCCTTCCTAGCCCAGCTGACGGGGACCGAAAGAAAGGAGGAGCCGACGAAGCCTGAGAAGACCCTCCAAGACCTGATAAGGGAGGCGAACGAGCACCTGGAAAACTTTATGAGCCTCTGGAGCAAAGGAGATTTCGAAGGGGCGGGAAGAGAACTTAGAAAGTTCATGGACCTCTGGCGGGAGATCGCCGAGAGGATGAGCGGAGAAGGATAAAAGTAGAAGAGAGGAGAGAAGAGGAAGGGGAGCTGGGGATGAACCGTAGAGAACCCGTTCCAGGCTATATCTTAGCGTTGATCCTGGGCTTCGCGGGCCTCCTGATCCTGGGAGTATACTTGAGGGCCCTGTTCAGGGGGGGAGGCCTCCTGGGTATAATCCTGGCGGCTCTAGCCCTGGGCCTGCTCGCATACTGGATAAGGGAGGTAACCCACCTCTTCAAGGGCGAGGTGGAACCCGGGAAGACCGAGGGGGGATGGGATGTGGACGTGATAGAGGACTCCGAGGATATAACCATAGTCGCCAGGATGCCCAGCCCCTGCGAGAAGGTGGCGGTCCTCCTGAAGGGGAGGATACTCCAGGTGAAGGGGGAGGAGAACCTCAAGCTCAGCATACCCTTAAAGGAGGACGTCAGGATATCAGGCTCCACATATAAGAACAGGATACTCCAGGTGAAGCTGGAGAAGATCATGAAGAAAGGCGGGGCCCGAGACCAAGGCGGAGGCGGCGGGGAAACCCCTCAACCCGACTGGAACGAGTAACTCCCCCAGCCGACCGTAGCTCATCACCCCTCAACACCCCCTATACCCTATACCAGCCATCGGAACTTTTAATTAGGAGATGCAACTGTTAGCTTCCGGAGGCCTGATATTTGAATGTAAAGGCTCGAATCGTAAGCCATATGATCCTGATTCTCATCATCGCCTTAGCCTCTTTAAGCCTGCTAGCTGATGCATCGCCGGAAGGCGGGCATACCACGACGGTGACGGAGCTGCGGACCACGACCCTAACCACCACGAGGACCGAGACAGTGGATGTCACCGTGACCACCCTCCTCACGAGGACGAGCACCGTGGAGATCCCTGTGACAACCCGTGGAGTCATCCTCGTCCAGAGGACGACCCTAATCCCAACCACTATCGCAACCACCTTCACCCACACCACGGTCGTCCCATACACCACCTGTACAATACGAACCGTGACATTCCCACATATCACAGCGCGTTTTCCAATATGCACCGTCATTTACGAGACCCATACGATCGGAGGAGCAGCGCTGGCTCGCACCTACGTCCCCGCGATAGTTCAAGTACCCATCACTATTACGTCTGAGACCACCCTGCTCAGCGCCACGACGGAGACCCTGGAGACCACGACTTTGGGGAGGAGCACCAGGACGGTGGAGGAGCCGATCGTCATCACCCTGGAAAACGTCTACACCTCATACGTCACATATCCAGCCACGCCCACCCCTACCCCGGAGCGGCCGGGGGGATACGACTATGGGCTGCCGAGGCTGATGGCC
The sequence above is a segment of the Candidatus Bathyarchaeota archaeon genome. Coding sequences within it:
- a CDS encoding UPF0182 family protein — translated: MMGYPPEGYEERYEEAYQPPSRRRRWPRWIVIAILAVILGAALSRSALTFWLNIEEFGGLYLKPFYLSLYGGLILAAAALFRVDFARRRSLTWWMISLIVRVFKGGPLMDRRSLSFGSFTLSPHKFLAWQVTKVLLAVPSFSSLSFGLAASNMELSINPGIIATLAGLPFKTPPFDPSYAHGNVIPLIPGLTLLLGPILGALSVRLIVLVGLTELVRVFTPSRDEVLLEDAPAKIGWRVAVVEALIGLALLWTAFTRFTPSYIDYNTRYIIGGAIGGGVLYLILALNDRVKNVGRPIGFFKARRVAARILPLLLIGLILGSIILVNNSIADARKVEWLGPYTAQEIAVNRYLANLDSVYEAPYNFSLRKPSQEAVASIISSNRELMRTVRLWDWEAAYTKLKPEIGLIPYIDFQDSDIIRFNNTLYWSASMKPILPEAVRPEDRWYAMHFYYTHVPNGFFLLNAHEGVVVNSTSFFKQRRIYYGEGGLFEETWAAYPLNRVRSDELGGFLYDGKGGIDVYPPVSWLFEFNFLLAYRDQPIHIIRYRDIYTRMRMLFPYFVYDFNGGRLDIYPVTDGENTFFAVPLIVRLDTTNVPWSRGNPYMRLAGYALIDIYNGDTKLYIIGDDFYSQLIKREYAGYVEDKLPEWFWEQARYPEELLEWQVDMYNYYHVKDPATFIVGKEFFEVPEGVDTYYIIAQPPGLGEPEFLGVLPLELRGAKGRNLAGYMIARNRGPHLGELVFYRVPLESETKLLGPTGALEALEKNPSFAQLKTLLRTPRIGNIILYRVGEYDVYFIPVYTSTAGGVVTEIGVIACVGAAFTGEYYVGLGSTPEEAFASFLAQLTGTERKEEPTKPEKTLQDLIREANEHLENFMSLWSKGDFEGAGRELRKFMDLWREIAERMSGEG
- a CDS encoding zinc ribbon domain-containing protein, which gives rise to MNVKARIVSHMILILIIALASLSLLADASPEGGHTTTVTELRTTTLTTTRTETVDVTVTTLLTRTSTVEIPVTTRGVILVQRTTLIPTTIATTFTHTTVVPYTTCTIRTVTFPHITARFPICTVIYETHTIGGAALARTYVPAIVQVPITITSETTLLSATTETLETTTLGRSTRTVEEPIVITLENVYTSYVTYPATPTPTPERPGGYDYGLPRLMAGNLPWIIIALIAIVAALIVGARRRPRFKPGMAAVYCINCGAQIPGDVKYCPNCGAPQK